Proteins from one Chitinivibrionales bacterium genomic window:
- a CDS encoding MFS transporter yields the protein MDKRKKTFILDTIRGGADGVLAAIVNTILLLVAIEVFNLSDSWKALIASAPFIGCIFSLVYSARFADTSLRKSLLASAPMGLCCVFTTMLLFTSDGIIFSIIATIAMSFAWMRIPFLSAIYQENYSARERGTLYSWSLIATISVTITCSYAFGRLLDINLALYRLIIGIAAVASAVSTVAVFLIPSSTPDMQSASNPLKNLSLIWKNKLFGYILFSWFITGFANLWTRALRIEYLAESKGGLDLSPLMVMVIAGVIPEAARLIFIRFWAHLFDRINFIVLRITLNLFLGFGLLIYFISENPVIIGAGSFLFGICLSGGVLAWNLWITKFAPAGQAHIYMSIHVFLMGVRGIIAPRIGFFLTDYFPFRIIGIASFCMILIASAMLVPVIKMANRLEQ from the coding sequence ATGGACAAAAGAAAAAAGACTTTTATTCTCGATACGATCCGTGGTGGAGCCGACGGCGTTCTGGCTGCGATTGTCAATACTATTCTTCTCCTGGTTGCCATTGAAGTTTTCAATCTTTCCGATTCGTGGAAAGCATTGATTGCTTCCGCCCCTTTTATCGGGTGCATCTTTTCTCTTGTTTACAGCGCCAGATTTGCAGATACGAGTTTGAGAAAATCCCTGCTGGCATCTGCGCCCATGGGACTTTGCTGTGTGTTTACCACCATGCTTCTTTTTACCAGTGATGGAATAATCTTTTCGATTATCGCCACCATTGCCATGTCCTTTGCCTGGATGAGGATTCCTTTTTTATCGGCCATTTACCAAGAGAATTACAGTGCACGGGAACGGGGGACTCTCTACTCCTGGAGCCTGATTGCGACGATTTCGGTGACCATAACATGCAGCTATGCCTTTGGCCGGTTATTGGATATTAACCTTGCGTTGTATCGACTAATTATCGGAATTGCTGCGGTGGCAAGTGCTGTCAGTACGGTTGCGGTTTTCCTGATCCCGTCGTCAACCCCTGATATGCAATCGGCGAGTAATCCTCTTAAAAACTTATCACTGATATGGAAGAACAAACTCTTTGGCTATATTCTTTTTTCCTGGTTTATTACCGGTTTTGCCAACCTGTGGACCCGTGCCCTGCGGATCGAGTATTTGGCCGAATCAAAGGGGGGCCTCGATTTGTCGCCCTTAATGGTCATGGTAATCGCCGGTGTTATTCCCGAAGCGGCGCGACTTATTTTCATCCGTTTCTGGGCTCACCTGTTCGATCGTATTAACTTTATCGTTCTTCGTATCACACTCAATCTCTTTTTGGGTTTTGGCCTGCTGATTTACTTTATCAGCGAAAATCCGGTAATTATCGGCGCGGGAAGTTTTCTTTTCGGCATTTGTCTCTCGGGGGGTGTTCTGGCATGGAATTTATGGATAACAAAATTCGCCCCGGCGGGTCAGGCTCATATTTACATGTCAATCCATGTGTTCCTTATGGGAGTACGGGGGATTATCGCCCCCCGCATCGGCTTTTTTTTAACCGACTACTTTCCATTCAGAATAATCGGTATTGCGTCTTTTTGTATGATCCTGATCGCCAGTGCAATGCTGGTTCCGGTTATCAAGATGGCGAATCGGCTGGAACAGTAA